The following proteins are encoded in a genomic region of Cryptomeria japonica chromosome 11, Sugi_1.0, whole genome shotgun sequence:
- the LOC131041837 gene encoding pentatricopeptide repeat-containing protein At4g13650-like: protein MQLAGVKPDSTTFSSLLPACAKMGALEQGMNLHQDIIERGLWSDVSVANALIDMYAKFGRIHKSSEIFDKILQRDMVAWNSMIGGYAQNGFFEKAMETFNQMLLADIMPDFTTFASILPACPKMEALQLGMNLYQSIIKSGFLLPQRDAISWNAMVAGYAQNGVFEKALETFKKMLLADVKLNSTTFASILPACTKIGALKQSMGIHQFIIKSGFSSDVVVTNALIDVYAKCGNIHGVREEFDKMLEKDVISWNALVLGYAQNGFCNDALKLFEQMQHFGTHPGHVSFACVLFACSHAGLVDEDCKYFNSMSDSYYIIPKTNHYVCILHGRPS from the exons ATGCAGCTAGCAGGTGTAAAGCCAGACTCGACAACCTTTTCCAGCCTCCTCCCAgcgtgtgccaaaatgggagctttagaacagggTATGAACCTCCATCAAGACATAATTGAAAGAGGATTGTGGTCAGATGTCTCAGTTGCCAACGCCcttatagacatgtatgcaaaatttgGAAGGATACACAAGTCATCTGAAATATTTGACAAAATACTTCAAAGGGACATGGTCGCGTGGAATTCAATGATtggaggatatgcacaaaatgggtttTTTGAAAAGGCTATGGAAACCTTTAATCAAATGCTATTGGCCGATATAATGCCAGActtcacaacctttgccagcatcctacCAGCCTGTCCAAAAATGGAAGCTTTACAACTGGGAATGAACCTTTATCAAAGCATAATCAAAAGTGGATTTCT ACTGCCTCAAAGAGATGCCATCTCATGGAACGCCATGGTTgcgggatatgcacaaaatggggtATTTGAAAAGGCTTTGGAAACATTTAAGAAAATGTTGTTGGCAGATGTAAAGCTAaactccacaacctttgccagcatcctacCAGCCTGCACAAAAATAGGAGCTTTAAAGCAGAGTATGGGCATACATCAATTCATAATCAAAAGCGGATTTTCTTCAGATGTTGTAGTGACCAATGCCTTGATAGacgtgtatgcaaaatgtggaaacatacaCGGGGTACGTGAAGAGTTTGACAAAATGCTTGAaaaagatgtcatctcatggaatgcccTGGttttaggatatgcacaaaatggattttgcaaTGATGCTCTCAAACTCTTTGAACAAATGCAGCACTTTGGAACACACCCTGGCCATGTAAGCTTCGCTTGTGTTTTGTTTGCATGCAGCCATGCAGGTTTAGTGGATGAGGACTGTAAATACTTCAATAGTATGAGTGACTCTTACTACATTATACCTAAAACAAATCACTATGTGTGCATACTGCATGGTCGACCTTCTTAG